One Paramisgurnus dabryanus chromosome 8, PD_genome_1.1, whole genome shotgun sequence DNA window includes the following coding sequences:
- the gap43 gene encoding neuromodulin, with product MLCCIRRTKPVEKNEEADQEIKQDGTKPEENAHKAATKIQASFRGHITRKKMKDGEKEEENGGVPDESAETQERISPSEEKPAEDSTETAEESKPVKSPVAEQPNSPAAEAPPTAAADPLPSDTPTKEEVQEQPQEAEKPKEGECREAPEKPAEDAQNREEEAKQADVPDASENQETDQIDKKEAVEDSKPAEELSDAGEGKN from the exons ATGCTGTGCTGTATTAGAAGAACTAAGCCG GTTGAGAAGAACGAAGAAGCCGACCAGGAGATCAAGCAGGATGGAACCAAACCCGAAGAAAACGCCCACAAGGCCGCAACCAAGATCCAGGCCAGTTTCCGAGGGCACATCACCCGGAAAAAAATGAAAGATGGCGAGAAAGAGGAAGAAAACGGCGGCGTTCCGGATGAGTCCGCAGAGACACAGGAGCGAATCTCCCCATCCGAAGAGAAGCCGGCGGAAGATTCCACCGAAACCGCAGAGGAGAGCAAACCAGTCAAGAGTCCCGTGGCCGAGCAGCCCAACTCACCTGCTGCAGAAGCTCCGCCCACTGCTGCTGCTGATCCTCTCCCCTCAGACACGCCTACTAAAGAGGAAGTCCAGGAGCAGCCACAGGAAGCGGAGAAGCCTAAAGAAGGAGAGTGCCgagaggcgcccgagaaacctGCTGAAGATGCACAGAACCGGGAAGAGGAAGCCAAACAAGCCGACGTGCCTGATGCCTCAGAGAACCAGGAAACAGACCAAATAGACAAAAAAG AGGCTGTTGAAGACTCCAAACCAGCAGAGGAGCTTTCAGACGCTGGCGAGGGCAAGAATTAA